The proteins below are encoded in one region of Pontibacter deserti:
- a CDS encoding RtcB family protein, producing the protein MKKTKKSKQKSDKLASKDLMALGFPTGKPTGTALNIIHTYFTELPKLHQIELLQDVLAAPEQYQMHTTLAPLAQAILSRKESEPIALKTEKQKYAIYGAEGIEQGALDQMNIAMRLPVTQGGALMPDAHQGYGLPVGGVLATHNAVIPYGVGVDIGCRMSMSIFDIHTGFIDKNREKLIKMLTDSTRFGNTSFKRPMDHEIMSRPEFNEIPVVRELKERAYLQLGTSGGGNHFVEFGTVEIHDSANEFELPAGKYLAILSHSGSRRLGANIAGYYTKVAMDACPLPQEAKHLAWLDLDTEAGQEYWLAMNLAGDYASACHHQIHERLAAQLGEAPILRIENHHNFAWKEKNEFGKEVIVHRKGATPAGKDVLGIIPGTMATPGFIVRGKGETAAINSASHGAGRVMSRTQAIKTFSPQEMRKHLQKAGVDLVGAGLDEAPMAYKDIYKVMDYQRDLVEVIGTFQPKIVRMNEDKKYVEVD; encoded by the coding sequence ATGAAGAAGACAAAGAAGAGCAAGCAGAAATCAGATAAACTGGCATCTAAAGATTTAATGGCCCTGGGGTTTCCAACCGGCAAGCCAACAGGCACTGCGTTAAACATTATCCATACCTACTTTACCGAGTTACCTAAACTTCACCAGATAGAATTGCTGCAGGATGTATTGGCTGCCCCTGAGCAATACCAGATGCATACAACGCTGGCTCCTCTTGCCCAGGCTATACTTTCACGCAAAGAGTCAGAACCTATTGCCCTTAAAACAGAAAAGCAGAAGTATGCCATATATGGGGCAGAAGGTATAGAACAGGGAGCTCTCGATCAGATGAACATTGCCATGCGCCTGCCTGTAACACAAGGGGGTGCTTTGATGCCCGATGCACACCAGGGATATGGCTTACCTGTAGGTGGTGTGCTGGCAACGCACAATGCAGTTATACCTTATGGTGTTGGTGTCGACATTGGCTGCCGCATGAGCATGAGTATTTTTGATATACACACAGGGTTTATAGATAAGAACCGGGAAAAGCTCATTAAAATGCTTACTGACAGCACCCGCTTTGGAAATACTTCTTTTAAAAGACCGATGGATCATGAAATAATGAGTCGCCCTGAATTTAATGAGATACCAGTTGTACGTGAACTAAAAGAGCGTGCTTACCTGCAACTGGGCACATCTGGTGGCGGAAACCATTTTGTGGAATTTGGTACCGTAGAGATCCATGACAGTGCAAACGAATTTGAGCTGCCTGCTGGCAAATACCTGGCTATACTTTCACACTCCGGTTCCCGAAGACTGGGAGCTAACATTGCAGGTTACTACACGAAAGTAGCCATGGATGCCTGCCCTCTTCCACAGGAAGCTAAACACCTGGCGTGGCTGGATCTTGATACCGAAGCCGGACAAGAATACTGGCTTGCTATGAACCTGGCTGGTGACTATGCATCGGCCTGCCATCACCAGATACATGAGCGCCTGGCGGCACAGCTTGGAGAAGCACCCATCCTCAGAATAGAGAATCATCATAATTTTGCATGGAAAGAGAAAAATGAGTTCGGCAAGGAAGTAATTGTGCATCGTAAGGGAGCTACGCCGGCAGGTAAAGATGTGCTGGGTATTATTCCGGGAACTATGGCTACACCCGGGTTTATTGTGCGTGGTAAAGGCGAAACTGCGGCTATCAACTCTGCCTCACACGGTGCTGGCCGTGTTATGTCCAGAACACAGGCTATTAAAACATTTTCCCCTCAGGAGATGCGAAAGCACCTTCAGAAAGCCGGCGTAGATCTGGTCGGTGCCGGTTTGGACGAAGCTCCAATGGCCTATAAAGATATTTATAAGGTAATGGATTACCAGCGGGATCTGGTTGAAGTAATTGGCACCTTTCAGCCTAAAATTGTGCGCATGAACGAAGATAAAAAGTATGTAGAAGTAGATTAA
- a CDS encoding M28 family peptidase codes for MKANTRRLYADVEFLTSQTPPRNYRNLGTLEEAARYIGEEFSKAGAAPEVQKWVADGNEYKNIIASYNPQKNRRLIVGAHYDVCGDQPGADDNASAVAGLLELARLTFAQQPELDYRIDFLAYCLEEPPYYATGLMGSYIHARSLHDDKVDVIGMICLEMIGYFSDEPESQPFPSPELAKLYPHVANFIIVVGIEKYAAFNNKVHQLMSEDSGIDVQVIHFPVGEGLAGMSDQRNYWKFGYKALMINDSSFIRNPNYHMPTDTIETLDFAKMTEVVNSTYKAITNIL; via the coding sequence ATGAAAGCGAACACCAGACGATTATATGCAGATGTAGAATTCCTGACATCCCAGACACCACCAAGAAACTACCGCAACTTGGGTACATTAGAAGAGGCGGCGCGGTACATAGGGGAGGAGTTTAGTAAAGCAGGAGCTGCACCTGAGGTACAAAAATGGGTGGCAGATGGGAATGAGTATAAAAACATTATAGCTTCTTATAACCCTCAAAAAAACAGAAGGCTTATAGTTGGAGCCCATTATGATGTGTGCGGAGATCAACCCGGCGCAGATGATAATGCAAGCGCTGTAGCCGGCTTACTAGAACTGGCCAGACTTACCTTCGCACAGCAACCCGAACTGGACTATCGCATCGACTTTTTAGCGTATTGCCTGGAAGAACCACCATACTATGCAACAGGGTTAATGGGGAGCTACATCCATGCCAGGTCCTTGCACGACGATAAAGTAGATGTTATCGGGATGATTTGCCTGGAGATGATCGGGTATTTTTCTGATGAGCCCGAATCGCAACCCTTTCCTTCGCCGGAACTGGCAAAGCTTTACCCGCATGTGGCCAACTTTATTATAGTTGTAGGAATCGAAAAGTATGCTGCATTTAACAACAAAGTACATCAGCTGATGTCAGAAGATTCGGGTATAGATGTACAGGTAATTCATTTTCCTGTGGGCGAAGGTCTGGCAGGTATGTCTGATCAGCGCAACTACTGGAAGTTCGGGTATAAGGCGCTTATGATCAACGATTCATCTTTTATCAGGAATCCGAATTACCACATGCCTACAGACACGATAGAAACACTTGATTTTGCTAAAATGACGGAAGTGGTAAACAGCACCTACAAAGCAATTACCAATATACTTTAG
- a CDS encoding MgtC/SapB family protein, whose protein sequence is MDWALLESTEINSYTIVIRLLLSTLLGGLLGWERESRRQNAGLRTHMIISAGSCLLMLISVYIPQTFTDYRNVDPGRIAAQVVSGIGFLGAGAIFRLGGSTHGLTTAATIWAVAAVGLSVGVGMYEAAIVVTLLLLFVLAILDKVGKKFFNGGSLKTLKVNFQSAKIETSKILSVLEKHDIITKNINVVQAKGKQHSTIKLYVFVPENLHVKQFYKDLNELKHVGQISLGQDF, encoded by the coding sequence ATGGATTGGGCCTTACTAGAATCGACAGAGATCAACTCTTATACTATAGTTATTAGATTACTTTTAAGCACGTTACTTGGTGGCTTATTAGGATGGGAACGCGAAAGCAGGCGGCAGAACGCCGGCTTAAGAACGCATATGATCATTTCTGCCGGATCTTGTCTGTTGATGCTCATCTCTGTTTATATCCCCCAAACATTTACAGATTACCGCAATGTTGATCCCGGCCGGATTGCTGCCCAGGTGGTATCAGGTATAGGTTTTCTGGGTGCAGGCGCTATCTTCAGGCTAGGAGGAAGTACGCATGGTTTAACTACGGCAGCCACTATCTGGGCGGTAGCAGCTGTGGGCTTATCTGTTGGCGTGGGTATGTACGAAGCCGCTATAGTTGTGACATTGCTCCTGCTTTTTGTGCTGGCTATACTTGATAAAGTCGGGAAGAAGTTCTTTAACGGAGGCTCTCTTAAAACACTGAAGGTAAACTTCCAATCTGCTAAAATTGAAACCAGCAAGATCTTATCTGTACTGGAAAAGCATGATATCATTACAAAGAATATTAATGTTGTTCAGGCAAAAGGCAAACAGCACTCTACGATAAAACTATACGTATTTGTTCCGGAAAACCTGCACGTAAAACAGTTTTACAAAGACCTGAACGAGCTTAAACATGTAGGGCAGATATCGCTGGGCCAGGATTTTTAA
- a CDS encoding TlpA family protein disulfide reductase translates to MNKDKFSIKNIPGWVVMLAVFGVLYLTGLHTEGIGQVQRLLLAAGIKNADVPEQLTAPDESSDMASGEMVGAGFQMVGLDGKTVSFESLRGKVVFMNIWATWCPPCVAEMPNIQSLYEKVGSDKIAFVMLSVDEAVMEKVKKFINKKGYTFPVYMPASQFPKEFYSNSIPTTFIISPEGKIVAKQEGMADYDTKEVQDFLQSIVNK, encoded by the coding sequence ATGAACAAGGATAAATTTTCAATAAAAAATATACCGGGCTGGGTAGTGATGCTGGCAGTTTTTGGCGTTTTATACTTAACTGGTCTGCACACCGAAGGCATTGGGCAGGTGCAGCGTTTATTGCTGGCAGCCGGTATTAAAAATGCCGATGTTCCGGAGCAATTGACTGCCCCTGATGAATCCTCAGATATGGCATCCGGTGAAATGGTTGGCGCCGGTTTTCAGATGGTGGGTCTGGATGGCAAAACCGTTAGCTTCGAAAGCCTTAGAGGCAAAGTAGTGTTTATGAACATCTGGGCTACCTGGTGCCCTCCATGCGTGGCCGAGATGCCGAACATCCAGAGCCTCTACGAAAAAGTGGGATCAGACAAAATTGCCTTCGTGATGCTCTCGGTAGATGAAGCTGTCATGGAAAAAGTGAAGAAGTTTATTAACAAGAAAGGCTATACGTTCCCGGTATACATGCCGGCCAGCCAGTTTCCGAAGGAGTTTTACTCCAATTCCATTCCTACTACGTTCATCATCTCACCGGAAGGCAAGATCGTAGCCAAACAGGAAGGTATGGCCGATTATGACACAAAGGAAGTACAGGACTTCCTGCAAAGTATAGTGAATAAATAA
- a CDS encoding cation:proton antiporter, whose translation MTHIPHLITDLGLILCAAGITTLLFKKLKQPLVLGYIIAGLLVGPHVAIFPTIIDTENIKIWAEIGVIFLLFSLGLEFSFKKLVKVGGASSIMALVEVVVMLLLGYLTGKLLGWSTMDSVFLGGILSISSTTIIIRAFDELGVKSKRFAGLVFGILIVEDLVAILLLVLLSTLAVSQQFAGSEMIAAVLKLGFFLVVWFLAGIFLIPTFLRKASKLMNDETLLIVSLALCLLMVILAAQVGFSPALGAFIMGSILAETTKAEKIEHLIASVKDLFGAIFFVSVGILINPETILTYAGPIAIITVVTLVGKALSITGGGLIAGQGLKTSVQSGMSVSQIGEFSFIIATLGLTLNVTSDFLYPVAVAVSAITTFTTPYMIKVSTPVYRFLDSVLPERWKKSLNKYSSGAQVIHTTSDWKLVLRSYVVNLLLYSVIIIAIVLLSARFLNPVITENVIKGPVGDIITTAITLLFMAPFLWAFAVYHPQKEALGRLWANRNYRSLLIVIDFVRIGFSLLFIGFLLNQFFPVQVSLVVGLVIIAILIAFSKKIQQFYIRIEHRFMSNLNAREIREASKMHYSITPWDVHLTSFDISPESAVVGKSLMDLQIREKYGVNIAVIERGNRTIMAPTHQEMVFPRDKVYVFGSDEQIEKFRNFIQAESDNKKNMDKAEDVKLQQLVVSETSPLLHTSIRESGIRERTKGLIVGIESKGQRILNPESNYVFQLNDLIWIVGSPWRIRELEAVNEPI comes from the coding sequence ATGACACACATTCCACATCTAATAACAGACTTAGGGCTTATACTTTGCGCTGCAGGTATTACCACCCTTCTTTTTAAAAAATTAAAGCAGCCATTGGTATTAGGCTACATCATTGCCGGCTTGTTGGTCGGGCCGCATGTCGCCATATTTCCAACTATAATCGATACTGAAAACATAAAGATCTGGGCCGAGATAGGCGTAATATTTCTGCTGTTCAGCCTTGGCCTCGAATTCAGTTTTAAGAAACTGGTAAAAGTTGGCGGTGCCTCTTCTATTATGGCGCTGGTAGAGGTAGTGGTAATGCTGCTGCTTGGTTATCTTACCGGTAAACTCCTTGGCTGGTCCACCATGGACAGTGTCTTTCTGGGTGGTATACTTTCAATTTCTTCCACCACAATCATTATCCGGGCGTTTGATGAATTGGGAGTTAAGTCGAAGCGCTTTGCCGGCCTTGTATTTGGCATACTGATAGTAGAAGACTTGGTAGCCATTTTGTTGCTGGTATTACTCTCTACCCTGGCTGTCAGTCAGCAGTTTGCCGGTTCAGAAATGATAGCTGCCGTACTAAAACTAGGCTTTTTCCTGGTAGTGTGGTTTCTGGCAGGCATCTTCCTTATCCCTACTTTCCTGCGGAAAGCAAGTAAGCTGATGAATGATGAAACATTGCTGATCGTGTCGTTGGCACTGTGCCTGCTTATGGTTATCCTGGCAGCACAGGTTGGTTTCTCCCCGGCACTGGGTGCATTTATCATGGGTTCTATACTTGCCGAAACTACCAAAGCAGAAAAAATTGAACACCTTATTGCCTCTGTTAAAGACCTCTTCGGAGCTATATTTTTTGTATCGGTTGGCATCCTGATAAATCCTGAAACTATACTTACCTATGCCGGGCCTATTGCCATTATTACAGTGGTTACGCTGGTAGGTAAAGCCTTAAGTATAACAGGGGGCGGACTTATAGCTGGTCAGGGCCTGAAAACATCGGTGCAGTCTGGTATGAGCGTTTCGCAGATCGGCGAGTTCTCGTTTATCATTGCCACACTTGGCCTGACCCTGAATGTTACCAGCGATTTTCTGTACCCGGTTGCTGTGGCGGTTTCTGCCATTACCACCTTCACCACACCGTATATGATCAAGGTGTCCACGCCGGTCTATAGGTTTTTGGATTCTGTACTTCCCGAAAGGTGGAAAAAATCCCTGAACAAGTATAGCTCCGGTGCGCAGGTTATCCATACTACCAGCGATTGGAAACTGGTACTAAGATCATATGTAGTTAACTTGCTGCTTTATTCGGTTATTATTATTGCTATTGTTTTACTGTCTGCCCGTTTCCTCAATCCGGTTATTACAGAAAATGTAATAAAAGGCCCAGTAGGAGATATTATTACAACTGCTATTACCCTGTTATTTATGGCGCCTTTCTTATGGGCTTTCGCTGTATATCATCCGCAGAAAGAAGCACTGGGCAGATTATGGGCCAACCGGAATTACCGCAGCCTGCTTATCGTAATAGATTTTGTCCGGATTGGGTTCTCTTTGCTTTTTATTGGGTTCCTGTTAAACCAGTTCTTCCCGGTACAGGTGTCTTTGGTGGTTGGGTTAGTGATTATCGCTATTCTGATCGCATTCTCAAAAAAGATACAGCAATTCTACATCCGGATCGAGCATCGGTTTATGTCGAACCTGAATGCGCGGGAAATAAGAGAAGCCAGCAAAATGCACTACTCTATTACGCCCTGGGATGTACACCTTACCAGCTTTGACATTTCTCCTGAATCGGCGGTGGTAGGCAAAAGCCTGATGGACCTGCAGATACGTGAAAAGTATGGCGTGAACATAGCAGTTATTGAACGAGGAAACCGTACCATTATGGCTCCTACCCACCAGGAAATGGTTTTCCCGAGAGATAAGGTCTATGTCTTCGGATCAGATGAGCAAATAGAAAAGTTCAGGAATTTCATTCAGGCAGAATCAGACAACAAAAAGAATATGGACAAGGCAGAAGATGTAAAGCTACAGCAGCTTGTAGTGTCAGAAACATCGCCGTTGCTGCATACTTCTATCCGTGAATCCGGCATCAGGGAACGCACTAAAGGCCTTATAGTTGGTATCGAAAGCAAAGGGCAACGCATTCTCAATCCAGAGTCCAATTACGTGTTCCAGCTAAACGATCTCATCTGGATTGTAGGCAGCCCGTGGCGGATCAGGGAGCTTGAAGCCGTAAATGAACCGATTTAA
- a CDS encoding YqhA family protein, with the protein MKNLLKIRYLFLIAVIFTLLNSTFFLISGVIESIHGFEIFFRKLVSGEKILIGIYFMEALDRFLIAFVFMIFGLGIWKLFFVKNVDAKNLPDWLQIESFKDLKVLLWETIMVTLVVFTISLIVNTTAMKGSVTDSLNWNALVLPCVILILSVSLYFMRKH; encoded by the coding sequence ATGAAAAATTTACTCAAAATTCGTTACCTCTTTTTGATTGCGGTTATTTTCACGCTCCTGAATTCAACTTTCTTCCTTATTTCCGGCGTCATTGAATCCATTCATGGCTTTGAGATCTTCTTTAGGAAACTGGTATCCGGCGAAAAAATTCTCATCGGTATTTATTTCATGGAGGCGCTGGACAGGTTTCTGATTGCCTTTGTATTTATGATCTTCGGCTTAGGGATATGGAAACTCTTTTTTGTTAAAAATGTAGATGCTAAAAACCTGCCGGATTGGCTTCAGATAGAATCTTTTAAAGACCTGAAGGTGCTGCTTTGGGAAACCATTATGGTAACGTTGGTGGTATTTACAATTTCGCTAATAGTAAATACTACCGCAATGAAAGGCTCTGTAACAGATAGTTTAAACTGGAACGCATTAGTACTTCCGTGCGTCATCCTTATCTTATCAGTAAGTCTGTACTTTATGCGGAAGCATTGA
- a CDS encoding serine O-acetyltransferase: protein MSYVFQDWAVNKGNLKGRLVMVLFRLAHPASKNKLFRVIWLPYLIFYKLLVEWFMGIELPHWTKVGKNFYLGHGHALVVNGCSVIGENCFLRHSTTLGNVRYPDGSYSDSPVLGNNVEVGCNVCIIGPVKIGNNVKIGAGSVVVKDIPDNSVAVGNPAKVIKTFHPEQQTMEKELPSNDLVNSVALN, encoded by the coding sequence ATGTCATATGTATTTCAGGACTGGGCTGTTAATAAGGGTAACCTGAAAGGCAGACTGGTTATGGTGTTGTTCCGCCTGGCTCACCCTGCTTCCAAAAACAAACTTTTCCGAGTAATCTGGCTCCCTTACCTTATCTTTTACAAGCTGCTGGTAGAGTGGTTTATGGGCATAGAACTCCCGCACTGGACCAAAGTTGGCAAAAACTTTTATCTGGGCCACGGCCACGCACTGGTGGTAAACGGTTGTTCTGTTATCGGCGAGAATTGTTTTTTAAGGCATTCCACAACCTTGGGTAACGTACGCTACCCGGATGGTTCTTATTCTGATTCGCCAGTATTAGGAAACAATGTAGAAGTTGGGTGCAATGTATGTATTATTGGCCCTGTTAAGATTGGGAATAATGTAAAGATTGGTGCCGGCTCTGTTGTTGTGAAAGATATACCTGATAACTCAGTAGCTGTCGGTAACCCGGCTAAGGTAATTAAAACCTTCCATCCGGAGCAGCAAACAATGGAGAAGGAACTGCCAAGCAACGATCTGGTAAACTCAGTTGCACTTAATTAG
- a CDS encoding PQQ-dependent sugar dehydrogenase has translation MKKARLLLFTTILAASILTGCNQQATTQQESGQDQGQEQPAQTAPAQTACTPLETREANSPDQKPTFKEQTRACAITSDVAFDVTVLAKNLEKPWAVEPLPNGDLLVTEKPGRLRIVSATGQVGQPITGLPKVDARGQGGLLDVALSPNFATDNTIYWSFSEPRLKGNATSVARGKLSSDRKRLEQVRVIFQAMPPFEGTMHYGSRLAFGPDGMLYVTLGERSDKQIRPQAQHMDSHMGKILRITPDGKPAPGNPFTGQNNALPEIWTVGHRNVQSAAFDADGKLWIVEMGPQGGDELNLIEKGKNYGWPLVTFGEEYSGSPVPNAVTTKEGFEDPVYYWDPVIAPSGAQFYTGDAFPGWRNNLFVGGMKDHVLVRLQIEDGKVTGEEHLLQDKDQRVRDVRQGPDGALYIVTDQENGELWKIAPKQ, from the coding sequence ATGAAAAAAGCTCGACTACTTTTATTTACAACTATACTTGCCGCCTCCATACTTACCGGCTGTAATCAGCAGGCAACTACGCAGCAGGAAAGCGGTCAGGACCAGGGGCAGGAACAACCAGCACAAACAGCCCCAGCTCAAACAGCATGCACACCACTGGAAACCAGGGAAGCAAATTCACCAGACCAGAAACCAACTTTTAAAGAACAGACAAGAGCGTGTGCTATTACCTCTGATGTTGCATTTGATGTGACGGTATTGGCTAAGAACCTGGAGAAACCATGGGCCGTTGAGCCGCTACCCAATGGTGATCTGCTGGTAACAGAAAAGCCAGGCCGACTACGTATTGTGTCTGCTACAGGCCAGGTTGGCCAGCCAATTACTGGTTTACCTAAAGTGGATGCCCGTGGCCAGGGAGGTTTATTGGATGTGGCATTGAGCCCAAATTTCGCAACAGATAACACGATCTACTGGAGCTTTTCAGAGCCACGCCTGAAAGGCAACGCAACAAGTGTAGCCCGCGGAAAATTATCCAGCGACCGGAAAAGACTGGAACAGGTACGTGTTATTTTTCAGGCAATGCCTCCGTTTGAGGGTACTATGCACTATGGTTCGCGCCTGGCTTTCGGACCGGATGGCATGTTATATGTAACACTGGGAGAAAGATCAGATAAACAGATACGTCCGCAGGCACAACACATGGATAGCCACATGGGCAAAATACTGCGCATTACACCAGATGGCAAACCTGCACCCGGTAATCCTTTTACCGGCCAGAACAACGCCTTACCTGAAATCTGGACGGTTGGACACCGCAATGTACAGTCTGCAGCTTTTGATGCAGATGGCAAACTATGGATTGTGGAGATGGGACCGCAGGGTGGCGATGAACTTAACCTGATAGAAAAAGGCAAGAACTATGGCTGGCCACTGGTAACCTTCGGCGAAGAGTATTCCGGCAGCCCTGTACCAAATGCCGTAACAACCAAAGAAGGATTTGAAGACCCCGTGTACTACTGGGACCCTGTAATTGCCCCGTCTGGTGCACAATTTTATACCGGTGATGCTTTTCCGGGGTGGCGCAATAACTTGTTTGTAGGTGGCATGAAAGACCACGTGCTGGTGCGCCTGCAGATCGAAGATGGGAAAGTTACCGGCGAAGAACATCTGCTGCAAGACAAAGACCAGCGCGTACGTGATGTACGTCAGGGACCGGACGGAGCTCTTTATATTGTAACAGACCAGGAAAACGGTGAGCTCTGGAAAATAGCTCCAAAGCAGTAA
- a CDS encoding YceI family protein, whose amino-acid sequence MKKPLLLLSAFAFSTLLSIAATAPGHTPGNSTSVAAVAATTLQVNTTQSTMKWNAKKVGGEHYGTIKLAAGSLEVKGNKLTGGTFTIDMATIVVEDITRPESNKKLTDHLKSDDFFSVDKHPSSIFKITKATPIAKAKPGEANYTITGNLTIKGITNAITFPATVAISGKEAQAEAVIEVDRTKYDIKYRSGLVGTAADKIIYDTFTINLKLVAGAEGQAVGSTK is encoded by the coding sequence ATGAAGAAGCCACTATTACTTTTAAGCGCATTTGCGTTCTCTACATTATTATCCATTGCAGCTACTGCCCCCGGGCATACGCCTGGTAACAGTACATCTGTTGCTGCAGTTGCTGCTACTACTTTGCAGGTTAATACTACCCAAAGCACCATGAAGTGGAACGCCAAAAAAGTAGGAGGTGAGCACTATGGTACTATAAAGCTGGCCGCAGGCTCGCTAGAGGTGAAAGGCAATAAACTAACAGGCGGTACATTTACCATTGATATGGCTACCATTGTTGTGGAAGACATTACCCGCCCGGAGTCAAACAAAAAGCTGACAGATCATCTTAAATCGGATGATTTCTTTTCAGTTGATAAACATCCGTCTTCAATATTTAAGATTACTAAAGCCACCCCAATTGCCAAAGCAAAACCAGGCGAAGCAAACTATACTATAACCGGTAACCTGACTATAAAAGGCATAACCAACGCCATTACTTTCCCGGCTACTGTTGCCATTTCGGGCAAAGAAGCGCAGGCAGAAGCAGTAATAGAAGTGGACCGCACCAAGTATGATATTAAGTACCGCTCAGGCCTGGTAGGTACTGCAGCCGACAAAATCATATATGATACCTTTACTATAAACCTGAAACTGGTAGCCGGAGCAGAAGGACAGGCTGTTGGAAGCACTAAATAG
- a CDS encoding DedA family protein: protein MEFIHYLIDFILNIDQHLVELVKEYKNWIYLILFLIIFCETGLVVTPFLPGDSLLFALGALAAVPEYGLNFTLLMVLLCVAAILGDSFNYYTGTKIGDRVYLRDFWFLRRKHIDETHKFYEKYGGRTIIYARFMPIVRTFAPFVAGIGKMNYRKFLSYNVIGAIIWISFFMVVGYIFGNIPAVKRNFTLLILGIIALSLTPPIIGVIKNWIGNRKKAA, encoded by the coding sequence ATGGAGTTTATTCACTACCTGATTGATTTTATATTAAATATAGACCAACACCTTGTTGAGTTGGTTAAAGAATACAAAAACTGGATCTACCTAATTCTGTTTCTGATCATCTTTTGTGAGACCGGGTTAGTAGTTACGCCTTTTCTGCCGGGCGACTCTCTCCTGTTTGCCTTAGGTGCTTTGGCAGCTGTACCGGAGTATGGGTTAAACTTTACTTTGCTGATGGTACTGCTGTGCGTGGCAGCTATACTTGGCGACTCATTCAACTACTATACCGGTACTAAAATTGGTGATAGGGTTTACCTCCGCGACTTCTGGTTCCTGCGCAGAAAGCATATCGACGAAACACATAAGTTTTATGAGAAGTATGGCGGCCGCACCATTATTTATGCCCGTTTTATGCCTATAGTAAGAACTTTTGCCCCTTTTGTAGCAGGTATAGGTAAAATGAATTATCGCAAATTCCTTTCTTATAACGTAATTGGAGCCATCATCTGGATCTCGTTCTTTATGGTGGTAGGCTATATTTTCGGCAACATCCCAGCTGTGAAAAGAAACTTTACGCTGCTTATACTTGGTATTATCGCACTATCACTTACACCGCCAATTATTGGAGTTATAAAGAACTGGATCGGCAACAGAAAAAAAGCTGCTTAA